From a single Nicotiana tabacum cultivar K326 chromosome 8, ASM71507v2, whole genome shotgun sequence genomic region:
- the LOC107816590 gene encoding auxin-induced protein 22D-like encodes MAAVTYEKDDLNLKATELRLGLPGSDDQHEKPSSSTNFGAKVSNKRLSSEMDNGNTDEPVPKAQVVGWPPVRSYRKNVLQASYVKVSMDGAAYLRKIDLNLYKSYSQLLEALENMFKCSIGVYSEREGYNGSDYVPTYEDKDGDWMLAGDVPWDMFINSCKRLRIMKGSDAKGLASL; translated from the exons ATGGCAGCTGTAACGTACGAGAAAGATGATCTGAATTTAAAGGCAACTGAGCTAAGATTAGGTTTACCTGGGTCAGATGATCAACACGAGAAGCCATCATCTTCTACTAATTTTGGTGCTAAAGTTAGCAACAAAAGACTTTCATCAGAGATGGATAATGGAAATACTGATGAGCCCGTGCCAAA AGCACAAGTTGTTGGTTGGCCACCAGTTCGATCTTACAGAAAGAATGTTTTACAAGCAAGCTACGTGAAAGTGAGCATGGATGGAGCAGCTTACCTTAGAAAAATTGACCTTAATCTTTACAAAAGCTACTCACAATTACTCGAGGCTTTAGAGAACATGTTCAAGTGCTCCATTG GAGTATACTCAGAAAGAGAAGGTTACAATGGATCTGATTATGTACCAACTTATGAAGACAAAGATGGTGATTGGATGCTTGCTGGGGATGTACCTTGGGATATGTTCATCAACTCTTGCAAAAGACTTAGAATTATGAAAGGATCTGACGCTAAAGGTTTAGCATCTTTGTAG